A window of Halomonas sp. GFAJ-1 contains these coding sequences:
- a CDS encoding multidrug transporter, producing the protein MTFVFLTLAIMAEVMATSALKASMGFTRPLPSLLVVVGYGVAFYLLSLVLRTLPVGIAYAIWAGLGIVLVTLVGIVAFGEKPDLPAVIGISLIVAGVVTLQVFSKMNVH; encoded by the coding sequence ATGACCTTTGTGTTTCTAACGCTGGCGATCATGGCAGAGGTGATGGCAACCAGCGCGCTAAAAGCATCAATGGGGTTCACACGCCCCCTCCCTAGCCTGCTAGTAGTGGTAGGCTACGGCGTAGCGTTTTATCTACTGAGTTTAGTACTACGAACACTGCCGGTGGGTATTGCCTACGCCATTTGGGCGGGCCTGGGGATTGTGCTGGTTACCCTGGTAGGCATAGTGGCCTTCGGTGAAAAACCTGATTTACCTGCAGTCATTGGCATTAGTCTGATTGTGGCCGGTGTGGTCACGCTGCAAGTTTTCTCCAAAATGAACGTGCATTGA
- a CDS encoding D-alanyl-D-alanine carboxypeptidase/D-alanyl-D-alanine-endopeptidase produces the protein MIVASVATATLGVSSALFADFSRLGQLQNKGFSISAEARLLDVDAGSNDLLGSLNPERQLSPASVTKAYLAAAALNRYGPQHRFTSQLVSAGTVDSGVLRGDLVFEGGGDPGLTTEDLWRLVQRLQLSGVREVDGALVISQWRFGPVECLTTDRCNARTRVANAYSAPLTSAGVNFGTWCVNVAPANSAGEPARVGLCDSPQPLIAIDNQVVTRPANSGTEISAERITDERGDVMRLTGQISTNAAARDVYRGAGDAAEKTAQVLLSMLNQAGITVRDPWRVSSTRPAGAQRLAAVDSMPLQELLLRTMNYSNNYMADVLALNLVETPQAQLRQAGQAIEAYAQSLPGHGPLTFSSGSGLTTDNRTSAQGVNVMLEDMFHQSALFPSFVASFQSPANGVMRFIRRGSPTFQNNVMVKTGTLNQPFAVRAIAGYFRTAQGRWGVFTVLVNGSGSTPYLSWSEVLDPLSLDLDAMILAN, from the coding sequence ATGATTGTAGCCAGCGTCGCCACCGCTACCTTGGGTGTTAGTAGCGCGCTTTTTGCCGACTTTAGCCGCTTAGGTCAGCTGCAAAATAAAGGCTTTTCGATCAGTGCTGAAGCACGCCTACTAGATGTGGATGCCGGCAGTAATGACTTGCTGGGAAGCCTTAACCCCGAACGTCAGCTCTCTCCCGCGTCGGTTACTAAAGCGTATCTGGCGGCAGCGGCGCTTAATCGCTATGGCCCTCAACACCGCTTTACCAGCCAACTGGTGAGCGCGGGCACTGTTGATAGCGGCGTGCTGCGCGGCGACCTTGTATTTGAAGGCGGCGGTGACCCTGGCCTGACCACAGAGGATTTATGGCGCCTTGTGCAGCGCCTTCAGCTTTCTGGGGTGCGCGAAGTTGACGGTGCGCTGGTGATTAGTCAGTGGCGCTTTGGCCCAGTGGAGTGCCTTACCACCGACCGCTGTAACGCGCGTACCCGGGTAGCGAATGCTTACAGTGCTCCGCTTACCTCTGCTGGGGTTAACTTTGGCACCTGGTGTGTCAATGTAGCGCCGGCTAATAGCGCAGGAGAGCCCGCCCGTGTGGGGCTATGTGACAGCCCGCAACCGTTGATTGCGATCGATAATCAAGTGGTGACGCGGCCAGCCAATAGCGGTACGGAAATTAGCGCTGAACGTATTACCGATGAGCGCGGCGATGTGATGCGCCTGACGGGGCAAATCTCGACCAATGCTGCTGCCAGGGATGTCTACCGTGGTGCAGGGGACGCTGCAGAAAAAACCGCCCAAGTACTGCTGAGCATGCTAAACCAGGCGGGAATTACGGTACGCGACCCTTGGCGGGTCAGCAGCACGCGGCCCGCCGGCGCGCAGCGTTTAGCGGCGGTGGATAGTATGCCGCTGCAGGAACTGCTGCTGCGCACCATGAACTACTCCAATAACTACATGGCCGACGTGCTGGCGCTTAACTTAGTGGAAACACCCCAGGCACAGCTGCGGCAAGCGGGGCAAGCCATCGAAGCCTACGCCCAGAGCTTGCCAGGGCACGGCCCACTGACGTTTTCCAGCGGCAGCGGTTTAACCACCGACAACCGCACCTCGGCCCAAGGCGTGAACGTGATGTTGGAGGATATGTTTCACCAAAGCGCGCTGTTCCCAAGCTTTGTGGCGTCTTTTCAATCCCCTGCCAACGGCGTAATGCGTTTTATACGCCGAGGCTCACCGACCTTCCAGAACAACGTTATGGTTAAAACCGGTACGCTAAACCAACCCTTTGCGGTGCGTGCCATTGCTGGGTATTTCCGTACCGCCCAGGGGCGATGGGGCGTTTT